The Oscillatoria acuminata PCC 6304 genomic interval GTATCGCCACCCAAACCCCCGATAATAATGTCATCCCCACCCCCGCCATTGATCCCATTGGCGGCAGTGTTCCCCAAAATCAAATCATTAACAGGACTTCCCTGGAGGTTTTCAATGGTTGTCCCATAGGCAATATAGGTCCCATAGCTGCTGGCACTGTAAGGGAACTGGGTGGGATCATTAATTGCCAGGTAAGTGGAGGCATTCAGTGCACTCTGGTTGGTACTAACTCCCCCTTCGTTCATATCAAAAAAGTAGCTCCCGATCGCCGGTAACGCAGAAAAATCAAAGGTATCGATTCCCCCAGCATCCCAAATCGTTTGCTTGACGCCGATAAAGTTGTTGCCATCAAACCGATAGAGATCATTACCGCTATTCCCCGTACTAAAACCATACAGGAACTGGAGTGCCCGGATGTCATAAGGCATGGGCGTACTGACTCCGACCCCAGCCGTATTGAAGCTCATCGCTGTGTTGCTATTGTTATCCTGAACAAAGGATAAGCGTGGACCCTGGGCTGGGAAGGTGGGCCGTTCTGCGAAGGCAAAACCAGCATAGTTATTAGGCTGCCTTAACCCTAAAGCATGACCAATTTCATGCACTAATCGTTGATAGCCAAAATTACCTGGACTCTGAGAAAACGAGAACTGCGGATCGATTTCATAATTCCGACTGAGGACGATATCTCCCCCAGTTTCCAGTCCAGGTGCATAGCTATAGGCGTAAACCGGATCGTTGGCAAATAAGATCCGGATCTGACCATTATTTGACGGGCGGTCTGGAACCTCGACTAAGCTAAACGGCAGGACTTGATCATACTCCTGCATAATTTGGCGAACATTATTTTTAATCCCTTCGTTGACTTCCCCCACACCACTTTCAGGACCAGAATAACTCAGTGCACTGGCGGTTTCTACGAAACTGTAACTGAGGACCCCACCGACGGGAACGTTCCACTTGACAAAATTTTCCTCAAGTAGGGTGACTGAGGAAACTGGAGGGGGTGCATCGGTTGCGGGAGGCGCTCCTGGGGGAGGGGCTTGGGGAATCAGCAAGGAATTAATGGCGATCGGGTCAAAATACTCAGACGATCGCCGACCCTCTTCGAGTCCTTCTAGGAGATATTGCTCCACCAGTTGAGGTAGGCTTAACCCTCTAGCCTGTAGATCTAGGTTATTGGCTAAATAGAATGAAGGATTGAAGTTTAAAGAAGGGCGACGTCCTTCTTGAATCCCGCTGAGTTGATAGTGGATGAGTAATTGTTCGCTCGTTGTTAATCCTGCTGCTTGCAGGTCTGGATTGTTTTCTCGGTAAAAATCGGGGTCAAAAATCAACGAAGACCGGCGATTTTCATTAATACCGAGGAGGGCAAAATGAGCGATCGCCTTTTGGCGATTATTCGGACCAAACGCTTCAGCTAACGCTGGATTTTGATTCAGATATAAAATCGGGTCGAAAAATGGCGAAAAACTAACAGTCTGAAGCTGTTCGATGGGGACTCCTAGACCCTCCACATCTAAATCCGTCTCGATATCAAGCTGCGTCTCCAGAAACAGATTGAACAGGTTTCGATTCAGGGAGGGCGGTTGAGGTCGATTGGGGTCGAGGATAATAAAGGGAGAAACGGGTTGTTGAGAGACCGGAGTTAGCTGGGTAATAATCTCAGGATCAAGCTGTTCGAGATTTCTCCGATAAAAATTGAGATCGAAAACGGGAGAAAATGATCGTCCTTGGTCAATGCCTACATTGATAAAGTGATCGAACAGTTCGCGATTATTTAACCCAGCTAGGTCAGGGTTGGTGAATCGATAAAAGTTTTGATCAAAGGGGACGATGATGCGACGTCCCTCTGCCACCCCTCGTTCTGTAAAGTGAGTCCGCAATTGGTCGGGATTGAGTCCGATCAAGTCGGGATTGGCAAGCAGATAGAGTTCCGCATTAAAATACTCGGTTTCAGGGGGTGCAAGCGCCAGACCCGGTAAAACACCTTGAACCATGATTTTTTCCTCTTGATTACAGTTTCATTAAAGTTGGCGGATGTACGACCTGCCCCATTGGATACTGATCATGCCAATCGTGCCAAAAATTTCACGCTTTGCGATCGCCGGCGGTGATCCGAACCGATCGCCCAGTCGCCACTTCCCTTGTTTCATAGGCCAGCTTATGATACCCAGGGATACCTTCCCAACCTTTCACAGGGATTGGAGGGTTTCGTCGAACAGTTGCTGGATCTGAGTCCAAGCATCAATGGCTGCTTCGGGATTGTAGCTTGATCGCCGATCACATAAAAACCCGTGGGTTGCCCCGGGGTATCGAATCACCCGGTGACGAATGCCCTGTTTTTGGAGTTCCGCTTCGATTTGGTTGACTTGTTCGTTGGGGATTAACGGGTCCTCTGTTCCAAACAACAGGGCGATCGTCCCAGTAATTTCTGGGGTGACAGTTAAGCTGGGTTCCCCACCTCCGGGGGTCCAGTTGACAATCCCGGCCCCATAACAGGAGGCAGTGGCCTTAATTTCTGGAAGAGTCGAGGCAAGATAGGCTACATGGCCCCCAAAGCAAAACCCAATACAGCCCATTGCCGTTGTTTTGACCGAAGGGAGGGTTTTCAGGTAATCCAGAGTCGCTTGGGTATCGCTTCTGAGTTCTGCAACCTGGGTTTGCTCTTTATAGTGCCGTCCCAGGGTCAAGTCTTCTTCGGAGTAGCCCACTTCAAAGTTCGGTGCCGTGCGTTGGTATAATGCCGGGGCGATCGCCACATATCCCATTTTGGCGATTTTCTCCGTCACCTCTCGGATATGTTCGTTGACCCCAAAGATTTCCTGAAATACGATAATTCCGGGAAATGGCCCGACTCCCACGGGTTGCGCCAGATACGCAGAAATCAGTAAATCTGCATTCGGCACTTTGACATGAGCGCTTTTTATCTCTAAATCTGCCATATTCTTTTAGACTGGTTTGCCTTACAACCTGGTTTTTCCATTAACTCCTATCTTGCACTTAAACGAATTGACTTCCATGCCTGAGTCCCCCTTTTACTCTTCCTACTTGATCGAGTAGCTAGGATGCCTCCTTTACTCCTGGACCCAAGGGATCTCTTTGGACCGCACGCCGTGACCCATTGTCACAATTCATGATTTTATCGCTCTTTTCTCCCAGATGGGTCAAGCATAACAGTTACTTCCTTTTAAAAAACCCTCAATGAGATTTCCCGCCTAAAATGCTAGACTTAAATAGAACTCAGTGGATTAGAACAACGATTTATCTCCCGAATTTGTACCCTAAAATTTCTGAGTGCTGTCCCGTTAATCTACTCAAACAAGAGGCAACTTAAGCGTGGAACAAACGACCCGAGGCTTAAGTCCAATCCTCTTTCACAAGCGGGATTTGATTCGTCCGGTCATCACAAGTATCCCCTTAAGGGGTGACTGGTATGCTTGGCGATCCCCCACTCGACAAACAGGCTTCTTCCTAGATACAAA includes:
- a CDS encoding M10 family metallopeptidase, producing MVQGVLPGLALAPPETEYFNAELYLLANPDLIGLNPDQLRTHFTERGVAEGRRIIVPFDQNFYRFTNPDLAGLNNRELFDHFINVGIDQGRSFSPVFDLNFYRRNLEQLDPEIITQLTPVSQQPVSPFIILDPNRPQPPSLNRNLFNLFLETQLDIETDLDVEGLGVPIEQLQTVSFSPFFDPILYLNQNPALAEAFGPNNRQKAIAHFALLGINENRRSSLIFDPDFYRENNPDLQAAGLTTSEQLLIHYQLSGIQEGRRPSLNFNPSFYLANNLDLQARGLSLPQLVEQYLLEGLEEGRRSSEYFDPIAINSLLIPQAPPPGAPPATDAPPPVSSVTLLEENFVKWNVPVGGVLSYSFVETASALSYSGPESGVGEVNEGIKNNVRQIMQEYDQVLPFSLVEVPDRPSNNGQIRILFANDPVYAYSYAPGLETGGDIVLSRNYEIDPQFSFSQSPGNFGYQRLVHEIGHALGLRQPNNYAGFAFAERPTFPAQGPRLSFVQDNNSNTAMSFNTAGVGVSTPMPYDIRALQFLYGFSTGNSGNDLYRFDGNNFIGVKQTIWDAGGIDTFDFSALPAIGSYFFDMNEGGVSTNQSALNASTYLAINDPTQFPYSASSYGTYIAYGTTIENLQGSPVNDLILGNTAANGINGGGGDDIIIGGLGGDTLAGGPGRDTFVYAPGDGTDLITDFNPGEDFIALAAPLSFEGISVEASGADTLLRVIGTGEVLAVLMGVNADTLSRVNFVPYG
- a CDS encoding dienelactone hydrolase family protein encodes the protein MADLEIKSAHVKVPNADLLISAYLAQPVGVGPFPGIIVFQEIFGVNEHIREVTEKIAKMGYVAIAPALYQRTAPNFEVGYSEEDLTLGRHYKEQTQVAELRSDTQATLDYLKTLPSVKTTAMGCIGFCFGGHVAYLASTLPEIKATASCYGAGIVNWTPGGGEPSLTVTPEITGTIALLFGTEDPLIPNEQVNQIEAELQKQGIRHRVIRYPGATHGFLCDRRSSYNPEAAIDAWTQIQQLFDETLQSL